A portion of the Adhaeribacter radiodurans genome contains these proteins:
- a CDS encoding TCR/Tet family MFS transporter, producing MAGKRKAALGFIFVTLLIDVIGFGIIIPVIPKLISELIQGNLSDASRYGGWLMFAFSVMQFLFSPVLGNLSDRYGRRPVLLISLFGFALDYLFVAYAPTLAWLFVGRLIAGITGASMTTAAAYIADISTPEKRAQNFGMVGAAFGLGFIIGPVIGGVLGQFGPQVPFFAAAVLTLVNWLYGYFILPESLAPENRRAFSWKRANPVGSLMQLKRYPVILGLVSCLIFIYIGAHATQSTWSYYTMQKFNWNEAWVGYSLGAIGAMVAIVQGGLIRFINPKLGAKRSVYFGLALYTIGFILFAFATKGWMMFAFLVPYCLGGIAGPAVQGIISGQVPANEQGELQGALTSLISLTSIIGPPLMTNLFAYFTSGKAPVYFPGAPFLMGAVLTLISLLLALRSLSRYHAQPARVPETVLSEG from the coding sequence ATGGCCGGTAAACGTAAGGCAGCTCTCGGGTTTATTTTTGTAACCTTACTTATAGATGTTATTGGATTTGGAATTATTATTCCTGTAATACCAAAATTAATCAGTGAGTTAATTCAAGGGAATTTAAGTGATGCCTCTCGGTACGGCGGTTGGCTCATGTTTGCTTTTTCGGTAATGCAGTTTTTGTTCTCACCGGTATTAGGAAACCTAAGTGACCGGTATGGTCGCCGACCAGTTTTACTTATTTCCTTATTTGGGTTTGCTCTGGATTATTTATTTGTAGCTTACGCACCTACCCTGGCCTGGCTTTTTGTAGGGCGTTTAATTGCAGGTATTACCGGTGCCAGCATGACTACGGCAGCTGCCTACATTGCCGATATTAGTACCCCCGAAAAAAGAGCGCAGAACTTTGGGATGGTAGGAGCAGCATTTGGTTTAGGTTTTATCATTGGTCCGGTAATTGGCGGCGTTTTAGGACAATTTGGACCCCAAGTGCCGTTCTTTGCGGCGGCAGTACTTACTTTGGTAAATTGGCTCTACGGGTACTTTATTTTACCAGAATCATTAGCTCCCGAAAACCGTCGGGCATTTAGTTGGAAAAGAGCTAATCCGGTTGGTTCGCTGATGCAATTAAAACGTTACCCGGTTATTCTGGGCTTAGTAAGCTGTTTAATTTTTATTTATATCGGGGCACACGCTACTCAAAGCACCTGGTCTTATTATACCATGCAAAAATTTAACTGGAATGAGGCCTGGGTAGGTTATTCCCTAGGAGCTATCGGGGCTATGGTGGCCATTGTGCAAGGTGGGTTAATCCGGTTTATCAATCCAAAATTAGGTGCCAAACGTTCGGTTTACTTTGGTTTGGCACTTTATACCATTGGCTTTATTTTATTTGCTTTTGCTACCAAAGGTTGGATGATGTTTGCTTTTCTGGTGCCTTATTGCTTAGGTGGGATTGCAGGCCCGGCCGTGCAAGGAATCATCTCGGGTCAGGTTCCGGCAAATGAGCAAGGAGAGTTGCAAGGGGCTTTAACCAGCCTCATTAGTTTAACTTCCATTATCGGGCCACCTCTCATGACGAACCTGTTTGCTTATTTTACTTCCGGAAAAGCCCCGGTTTACTTCCCCGGTGCTCCTTTTCTAATGGGAGCCGTTTTAACCTTGATCAGTTTGTTATTAGCCTTGCGTTCCCTTTCCCGTTACCATGCTCAGCCTGCAAGAGTTCCGGAAACAGTTCTTTCAGAAGGGTAG
- a CDS encoding malectin domain-containing carbohydrate-binding protein — MKKGYSFIQNSNRYLSRFWLVVIVAGLLISWQSNAFHLARNFTVGLATNIISEINVIAANTPPVIISSPEAQTLSGGQAFSFKTGSFSDPDVGDVLTYSATLSDGKALPAWLKFDAASQTFSGTAPVTASMSLVRVTATDNSQASISASFTVNVEPTAPVVACSPVSTLPCAELGVSLPYMLIFDSSEGGLADKNGAKIGFTMVDAPSARLASDGTPTYSSVPGYEPGKLTLDPSGSGKLTITTTPGIAYLRNGSTSTTTTATNSQLNALGVGVEAANQDVVIETTILQPNAGTNKSEQAGLWFGLDEDNFVKVDVVSAANLRSNIEFRREVNGLSGTTDQATTAATLALSKSVVKLKLIVKRGATAGADGIVEGIYSINGGAEVSLGTLPLPASFVNGKKVGEKTLSYAGIFATHRRATTAIDYSFDDFSVKQLEVKNDKTLAFLPSALDFTAVQGGSVETKSTVLSASKDQPVVTFSQTSASWLTLPAAKLGTISFGASNFSSTMAPGLYEAIVTATAEGYEPATLRINLTVSPPGVAQEVKVNFQDPATVPPTGWVRDYGQAYGLKTGQYQGQNLEYGWKKRSDGTNLDLSVGGSTPGNGRNRNSTLTPDIDVLLATIMHMQANQITGSTFSGTAVEGYWEIKVANGQYDVTVSAGDAVSSSTPESHSLKVEGVSAISGFVPSGANGSATRFKSNKVRVTVTDGYLTINADGGTNTKINSAIITPVDTKPYLLWSTSSHSLVIEKGTTATNKTFSLDLHNSGTEENLAVALNATYSEGASNWLSFDATHTNSEPNVIFDYTAAKNLAQGTYTATVMASAAGYSSASTLVQVTVVPQGSNQPYVISSTPANGATNVSVNTASIAANNLYVPEVSGFKGGVNNATLNATTVKLLKVTGGSASEIQGVIQGTGGGDAISFSPSYALEPNTTYKFVITDGVKSYSGASFMPYQATFTTGAVSAPNNTTAIEFAKQTIPGTTGKKYTSLTFGPDGKFYALRLDGIIERYDVNRETGMLSNVYEINSLVMKHGARSAVGLTFDPASTASNLIAWVSHCSAGLTNAPEFDGNISKLSGPDLGNEALVITKLPRSQKDHLVNNIAFGPDGALYFCQGSNSSMGNYDGTWQRDESLLAGAVLRLDMQKLTSVTLPLDVRTTANLSLINAAPANNIRMSDGTYNPYATNSPLTIYASGVRNAYDLVWHSNGQLYVPTNGSAAGGNSPASVKGTRRPNGTFYDGPVIPATNGVQVQPDWLFRVNPLKPVGFFGHPNPLRGEYAAHRGYIDNPKYPSSVIPDVNYRGAAYNFELNKSPNGAIEYKSNAFNSALKGRILVCRFSGGSDIIVLEPGSMVKDPAVNSATADDKLYDIVNDRTGSGTNGITGLGGFVNPLDLTEDVQTGNLYVIEYNWNNSTGKTSQITLLKATAPSALAGITTVSPSEIVDNDVIGGAAGKNHTVTVANTGNSTLNVTGIALDGMDKTQFQLVGAPAPTTAAPLVIAPNSAMTFTVVFNPTSVGVKTAKIVVTSANNPVKEVALNGLGTSGLSGTNEPSLQTVLDVHGVKVNVGDDNKSTNIIHSTNFKAALLGEEIAAQKFIRAEDGPITIQPLSVFGPQHSAGIVTAFGWYTSGDANAKNELFTVDNSNYQTVDVQTSGSLSFDPGATNFGFYSRWPYFENRHLYSEDALNNFTGAVPHHVRVYPLKNADGTLVQNAYIIATEEHVSGFDYQDIVVAVYNIKPLNAVVAKELKFSSESLAFGYTPGTTTAAKTVALSATTGTPVVTLTQSEGSSQWLKMPQSTLGALAFNIQDANLAAGTYTATVTATADGYTSATIKVNLEVVQVGNPAPSNANMVIENLDKFPANDRLTFSLVQTPWARKNADGTYTPYNQNHDSVTVKISNRGYGALTIRDLKFSNTAAWKIVNIESVPYNAATSLPIIVNPGSSISATIQFIARNQSDRVKVLNDTLKIISNDDLTPQKKIVLHGLWQIKGEGVNEPYLQEIIDAFGFKTKVGFTHIDGNKGTKVIANSDEIFSEFFVRADAAKPVYAIQMAAYHGCCASKESFQWFLQGATTNTNIFTHRALDGQSLLPYKNLTTVLAEGNFSPTGAFGFRASAQYTELARNSEGRIGFRVYKAIDNNGNVIPNTYIIGHDYIGNPGVTNYDYQDNVYYVTNIKPVNGPANYSELAAAPSAQDFGSGQVGTTITRTLTLNNLGQTYANGSDPAVVIKSVAIVGDNRTEFSVTAPTATTIAAQNKATVNVTFQPSSQGIKNAALLVYYNNALSPLRVPLYGIADNNCAAIKMVKRIKSAADVSVTINGTVWEADKAFRQGSIKLDKPAATPIAGTEDDVLYQTYLSSSADLAETRYQIPLANGNYMVRMHFVENFFNSVGGRVFSVGIEGETRLSNLDIYREVGYKAAMVKDFAVSLTDGKLDLKFNPTANRLAIAGLEIFSVSGGQSTLVLNQQAVTGAQCNLANGSITLSVSNTTATAFQYKLGATGTYQTSPVFENLAAGVYTFFVKENTAGACETSKTFTIPVRENNMAFTVTAPLVSCDATTSSATVSNITGGSGNYTITWNTMPVQTGATATGLAPGVYTITVQDAAGCSKTQEVTVNRDQNCVLSTVRINAGGPVFNASNNRTFIADAYYGGVDRVGAPITTAIANTTDDALYQTYRSSTAFNYSIPVQNGNFNVVLHFAEVYFSAANKRQFNVDIEGSRKLTNYDIFVKAGGLRIAIQETFPVTVTDGVLNIDFTSGAVNLPALAAIEVIATTTSANQAPVLANIGNQSVIIGQALTFTASATDADANQTKAYSLVNAPSDAAINPSTGVFNWTPTTTGTYTFTVKVTDNGSPALSAEEQITVTVTNNVQVNQAPVLAFVGNQTINVNQALTFTASATDADVNQVKAYSLVNAPAGAVINSSTGVFTWTPTAAGTFTFTVTVADNGSPVLTDEEQITVTVNNVTASAIRINAGGPAFNASNNRTFIADAYYGGVDRVGAPVTVAIANTTDDALYQTYRSSMAFNYSIPVQNGNFNVVLHFAEVYFGATGKRQFNVDVEGSRKLTNYDIFAKAAGMRKAIQETFLVTVTDGVLNIDFTSGAFNLPALSAIEVLPAGTMETPAAPVASSPEISTTLNSSPAPAVNLYPNPSTGESVGVDLSNFEAGEQVTLTLRDLQGQLIQTQTVITDENGIISTRLAFANPLTQGQYILVAVSKTKQVSTKLIVL, encoded by the coding sequence ATGAAAAAGGGATACTCCTTTATTCAAAACTCAAATCGATATCTCTCTCGATTTTGGTTAGTAGTAATAGTAGCTGGATTGCTAATAAGTTGGCAATCTAACGCCTTCCATCTGGCTAGAAATTTTACAGTAGGATTGGCAACTAACATCATCAGCGAAATAAATGTAATCGCTGCTAACACCCCTCCGGTTATTATTTCTTCTCCGGAAGCACAAACGCTGAGCGGTGGTCAGGCCTTTTCCTTCAAAACCGGTTCTTTCTCCGATCCGGATGTAGGGGATGTGTTAACTTATTCGGCTACTTTGTCCGATGGAAAAGCTTTACCTGCCTGGCTAAAGTTTGATGCCGCTTCCCAGACTTTTAGTGGAACTGCGCCGGTAACGGCCAGCATGTCTTTGGTTCGGGTTACTGCAACAGATAACTCTCAGGCTTCTATTAGTGCTTCCTTCACCGTAAATGTTGAGCCAACTGCTCCGGTAGTTGCCTGTTCTCCGGTGAGTACTTTGCCATGTGCTGAGCTTGGAGTTTCCTTACCTTACATGTTAATTTTCGATAGCAGCGAAGGTGGTTTAGCTGATAAAAATGGAGCCAAAATAGGCTTTACCATGGTGGATGCTCCATCTGCCCGTTTAGCCAGCGATGGAACACCTACTTACTCTTCTGTTCCTGGTTATGAGCCCGGTAAATTAACTCTGGATCCTTCGGGCTCAGGTAAACTTACTATTACTACTACCCCGGGTATTGCTTACTTGCGTAATGGCAGTACTTCTACCACTACTACTGCTACCAACTCTCAATTAAATGCTTTAGGAGTAGGTGTAGAAGCTGCCAATCAGGATGTTGTAATTGAAACAACTATTTTACAACCAAATGCCGGTACAAACAAATCCGAGCAAGCAGGTTTATGGTTTGGTTTAGATGAAGATAATTTTGTTAAAGTTGATGTAGTTTCGGCTGCTAACCTTAGAAGCAATATCGAATTTCGTCGGGAAGTGAATGGCCTGTCGGGAACTACCGATCAGGCAACTACTGCTGCTACATTAGCCTTAAGTAAAAGTGTAGTAAAATTAAAACTTATTGTTAAACGCGGAGCAACCGCGGGTGCTGATGGTATTGTAGAAGGTATTTATTCCATTAACGGAGGTGCCGAAGTTTCTTTAGGTACTTTGCCATTACCGGCAAGCTTTGTAAACGGCAAGAAAGTTGGCGAAAAAACCCTGTCTTATGCTGGTATATTCGCTACTCACCGCCGGGCTACTACTGCTATTGATTATTCTTTCGACGATTTTAGTGTAAAACAATTAGAGGTTAAAAATGATAAAACATTAGCCTTTTTACCAAGCGCTCTTGATTTTACTGCCGTACAAGGCGGAAGCGTTGAAACTAAATCAACAGTTCTTTCTGCCAGCAAAGATCAACCGGTAGTAACGTTTAGCCAAACTTCGGCTAGCTGGTTAACTTTGCCTGCTGCTAAATTAGGAACTATCTCCTTTGGCGCGAGCAACTTCAGCTCAACCATGGCTCCAGGGCTTTACGAAGCTATTGTTACGGCTACTGCGGAAGGTTATGAACCTGCTACTCTCCGGATTAATTTAACTGTATCTCCTCCAGGTGTAGCCCAGGAGGTAAAAGTTAATTTTCAGGATCCGGCTACTGTACCTCCAACTGGTTGGGTAAGAGACTATGGTCAAGCATACGGTTTAAAAACCGGACAATATCAGGGGCAAAACCTGGAGTATGGCTGGAAAAAACGCAGCGATGGCACCAATTTAGATTTATCAGTGGGTGGCTCTACTCCTGGTAATGGCCGGAATCGTAATTCTACTCTCACTCCGGATATTGATGTGTTGCTGGCAACGATCATGCACATGCAGGCCAATCAAATTACTGGTTCTACGTTTTCCGGTACTGCCGTGGAAGGTTACTGGGAAATAAAAGTAGCAAATGGCCAGTACGATGTAACCGTTAGTGCCGGTGATGCTGTATCTAGTTCTACCCCAGAGAGTCATAGCCTGAAGGTAGAAGGAGTAAGTGCTATCAGTGGTTTTGTACCTAGTGGTGCAAACGGTAGTGCCACCCGGTTTAAGTCAAACAAAGTTCGGGTAACTGTAACAGATGGTTATTTAACAATTAACGCTGATGGAGGTACTAATACTAAAATCAACTCCGCTATTATTACTCCGGTTGATACCAAACCTTACCTTCTGTGGTCAACCAGTTCCCATAGTTTAGTAATTGAAAAAGGAACTACTGCTACCAATAAAACTTTCTCTTTAGATTTACATAATTCTGGTACTGAGGAAAACTTAGCGGTTGCTTTAAATGCTACCTATAGCGAAGGTGCCAGCAATTGGTTAAGCTTTGATGCTACTCATACCAACAGCGAGCCAAACGTTATTTTTGATTATACGGCCGCTAAAAATCTGGCGCAAGGTACTTATACTGCTACTGTAATGGCTTCTGCCGCAGGTTACAGCAGTGCCAGTACTTTGGTGCAGGTAACCGTTGTTCCTCAGGGTAGTAACCAGCCATATGTTATTTCCTCTACCCCGGCTAATGGTGCTACTAATGTAAGTGTAAATACTGCCAGCATTGCGGCTAACAATTTGTACGTGCCGGAAGTGTCAGGCTTTAAAGGTGGAGTAAATAATGCTACTTTAAATGCTACTACGGTTAAATTATTAAAAGTTACAGGTGGTTCTGCTTCTGAGATTCAGGGCGTTATTCAGGGTACCGGCGGTGGCGATGCCATTAGTTTCTCTCCGTCTTATGCCTTAGAACCGAATACCACTTATAAATTTGTTATTACCGATGGGGTAAAATCCTACAGTGGGGCTTCTTTCATGCCTTACCAGGCTACTTTTACTACTGGTGCTGTTTCGGCTCCTAATAATACAACAGCCATCGAGTTTGCCAAGCAAACTATTCCCGGTACCACTGGTAAAAAATATACCAGCTTAACCTTTGGCCCGGACGGTAAATTCTACGCTTTGCGCCTGGACGGTATAATTGAGCGTTACGATGTAAACCGGGAAACCGGTATGTTGTCGAACGTATATGAAATAAACTCTTTAGTAATGAAACATGGTGCTCGCTCGGCAGTTGGCTTAACTTTCGATCCGGCTTCTACGGCTTCTAATTTAATTGCCTGGGTATCGCATTGCAGCGCTGGTTTAACCAATGCTCCTGAGTTTGATGGCAATATCTCTAAACTTTCCGGACCGGATTTAGGAAACGAGGCGTTAGTAATTACTAAATTACCGCGTTCGCAGAAAGACCATTTAGTTAACAATATTGCCTTTGGCCCGGATGGTGCCTTGTATTTCTGCCAGGGTAGTAACAGTTCTATGGGTAATTACGACGGAACCTGGCAGCGGGACGAGAGCTTGCTAGCTGGTGCTGTATTACGCTTGGATATGCAGAAGCTTACTAGTGTAACGTTGCCTTTAGACGTAAGAACTACCGCTAATTTAAGCTTAATTAATGCTGCACCCGCTAACAATATCCGTATGTCGGATGGTACTTATAACCCATACGCGACTAATTCGCCTTTAACCATCTACGCTTCCGGGGTTCGTAATGCTTACGACTTAGTGTGGCATAGTAACGGTCAATTGTATGTGCCTACTAACGGTTCTGCAGCAGGTGGTAATTCACCCGCTTCTGTAAAAGGTACTCGTCGGCCAAACGGTACTTTCTACGATGGTCCGGTAATTCCGGCTACTAACGGGGTGCAAGTACAACCAGACTGGTTGTTCCGGGTGAACCCACTCAAACCAGTAGGTTTCTTTGGTCACCCCAATCCATTACGGGGAGAATATGCTGCTCACCGTGGTTATATAGATAATCCAAAATACCCTTCTTCTGTTATCCCGGATGTAAACTACCGGGGAGCTGCTTACAACTTTGAGTTGAACAAATCACCAAATGGAGCCATTGAATACAAGAGCAATGCTTTTAATAGTGCTTTGAAGGGAAGAATTCTGGTTTGCCGCTTCAGTGGTGGTAGTGATATTATAGTGCTCGAACCAGGTTCTATGGTCAAAGATCCAGCCGTGAATTCTGCTACTGCCGATGATAAACTCTATGATATTGTAAATGATAGAACTGGTTCCGGTACGAATGGTATCACTGGTTTAGGCGGATTTGTAAACCCACTGGATTTAACCGAAGACGTACAAACCGGTAACTTATATGTAATTGAGTATAACTGGAATAACTCTACCGGTAAAACTTCTCAAATTACTTTATTAAAAGCTACTGCTCCATCAGCTTTAGCTGGTATAACTACGGTAAGCCCAAGTGAGATAGTGGATAATGATGTTATAGGAGGAGCTGCCGGTAAAAACCATACGGTTACTGTTGCTAATACCGGTAATAGCACCTTAAATGTAACTGGCATTGCCCTTGATGGAATGGATAAAACGCAGTTTCAATTAGTAGGTGCTCCTGCACCCACTACTGCTGCCCCCTTAGTTATTGCTCCAAACAGCGCTATGACTTTTACGGTAGTATTTAACCCTACTTCTGTTGGGGTTAAAACCGCGAAAATTGTGGTAACTAGTGCTAATAACCCCGTGAAAGAAGTAGCCTTAAATGGTTTAGGAACCAGCGGATTGTCTGGTACGAACGAACCTTCTTTACAAACAGTACTGGATGTGCACGGAGTGAAAGTGAACGTTGGAGACGATAATAAATCTACCAACATTATTCACAGCACTAACTTTAAGGCAGCATTATTAGGCGAAGAAATTGCTGCTCAAAAGTTTATTAGGGCGGAAGATGGACCAATAACCATTCAACCACTTTCTGTATTTGGCCCACAACATAGTGCCGGTATTGTAACTGCATTTGGGTGGTATACTTCCGGTGATGCTAATGCTAAAAACGAATTGTTTACCGTTGACAACAGCAATTACCAGACAGTAGATGTGCAAACTTCCGGTAGCTTGTCGTTTGATCCAGGTGCTACTAACTTTGGTTTCTACTCGCGCTGGCCGTACTTCGAAAACCGTCATTTATACAGCGAAGATGCATTAAATAACTTTACTGGTGCGGTTCCGCATCACGTACGGGTGTACCCATTGAAAAACGCGGATGGAACGCTGGTGCAAAACGCTTACATTATTGCTACCGAAGAACACGTTTCCGGTTTTGATTACCAGGATATTGTAGTAGCCGTGTACAACATTAAGCCACTTAATGCGGTAGTAGCGAAAGAACTTAAATTCTCCAGTGAGTCTCTGGCCTTTGGTTATACTCCTGGTACCACCACGGCTGCTAAAACCGTAGCTCTATCGGCTACTACAGGTACTCCGGTAGTTACGCTTACTCAGTCAGAAGGAAGCAGCCAGTGGTTAAAAATGCCACAATCTACTTTAGGAGCTTTAGCGTTCAATATTCAGGATGCGAATTTGGCTGCCGGAACGTATACAGCAACTGTTACGGCTACTGCTGATGGTTATACGTCTGCTACTATTAAAGTTAATTTAGAAGTAGTACAAGTAGGTAATCCTGCGCCAAGTAACGCGAATATGGTAATAGAAAACCTGGATAAATTCCCGGCCAATGACCGTCTTACCTTCTCGCTGGTACAAACTCCATGGGCTCGTAAGAATGCGGATGGTACGTACACTCCTTATAATCAGAATCACGATAGTGTAACGGTTAAAATTAGTAACCGTGGTTATGGGGCCCTTACTATTAGAGATTTGAAATTTTCGAATACTGCGGCTTGGAAAATTGTAAATATAGAAAGTGTACCTTACAATGCTGCCACAAGTCTGCCCATTATTGTTAATCCGGGAAGTTCGATTAGTGCTACCATCCAATTTATTGCCCGCAACCAATCGGATCGCGTGAAGGTTCTGAACGATACCCTCAAGATTATTTCTAATGATGATCTTACTCCTCAAAAGAAAATTGTGCTGCACGGTTTATGGCAAATTAAAGGGGAAGGCGTAAACGAACCCTATTTACAGGAAATTATTGATGCTTTTGGCTTTAAAACTAAAGTAGGCTTTACCCACATTGATGGTAATAAGGGTACTAAAGTTATTGCAAATTCCGACGAAATATTCTCTGAGTTCTTTGTTCGGGCCGATGCCGCTAAGCCTGTTTACGCAATTCAAATGGCAGCGTACCACGGATGTTGCGCTTCTAAAGAATCGTTCCAATGGTTCTTGCAAGGTGCTACTACCAACACTAATATATTTACGCATCGTGCTCTTGACGGACAATCATTGCTACCTTACAAAAATTTAACTACAGTATTGGCAGAAGGAAACTTCTCTCCAACAGGTGCTTTTGGTTTCAGAGCCAGTGCGCAGTATACCGAACTTGCCCGTAATTCAGAAGGTAGAATTGGTTTCCGGGTGTACAAAGCCATTGATAATAATGGTAATGTTATTCCGAATACCTACATCATTGGACACGATTATATAGGTAATCCAGGCGTAACCAATTATGATTATCAGGATAATGTTTACTACGTGACCAACATCAAGCCAGTAAATGGTCCGGCAAATTATTCGGAATTAGCCGCTGCTCCATCCGCTCAGGACTTTGGTTCTGGCCAGGTGGGTACTACCATCACCCGCACACTCACTTTAAATAACCTTGGTCAAACTTATGCCAATGGAAGTGATCCGGCAGTTGTGATTAAAAGTGTAGCTATTGTAGGTGATAACCGTACTGAATTTAGCGTAACTGCACCAACAGCCACTACTATTGCCGCGCAGAATAAGGCAACAGTAAATGTAACCTTCCAACCTAGCAGCCAGGGTATTAAAAATGCAGCCTTGTTAGTTTATTACAATAACGCTCTGTCACCTTTGCGGGTACCTCTTTACGGAATTGCCGATAATAACTGTGCTGCAATTAAAATGGTAAAACGGATTAAGAGTGCGGCTGATGTTAGTGTAACCATTAACGGCACGGTTTGGGAAGCAGATAAGGCTTTCCGTCAAGGATCCATCAAATTAGATAAACCGGCTGCTACACCAATAGCCGGCACCGAAGACGATGTTTTATATCAGACATATTTATCGTCCAGCGCAGATTTAGCGGAAACCCGTTATCAGATTCCATTGGCTAATGGTAATTACATGGTTCGGATGCACTTTGTGGAGAACTTCTTCAATTCAGTGGGTGGCCGGGTATTCAGTGTTGGAATTGAAGGGGAAACCCGTTTGTCTAATTTGGATATTTACCGGGAAGTAGGTTATAAAGCAGCAATGGTGAAAGACTTTGCGGTAAGCTTAACCGATGGTAAACTGGATTTAAAATTTAATCCTACTGCAAACCGCCTAGCTATTGCGGGTCTGGAAATATTCTCAGTATCTGGTGGCCAAAGTACCTTAGTATTAAATCAGCAAGCAGTTACCGGAGCGCAGTGTAACCTGGCAAATGGCTCTATTACCTTGAGCGTTTCTAACACTACTGCTACTGCCTTCCAGTACAAACTAGGCGCTACTGGTACGTACCAGACTTCGCCGGTGTTCGAGAACTTGGCCGCGGGTGTTTATACTTTCTTTGTGAAAGAAAATACTGCGGGAGCCTGCGAAACTTCTAAAACCTTTACTATTCCGGTTCGGGAGAATAATATGGCCTTTACTGTAACGGCTCCTCTGGTTAGCTGCGATGCCACTACTAGTTCGGCTACAGTAAGTAATATTACAGGTGGCTCCGGAAACTACACCATCACCTGGAATACAATGCCGGTACAAACTGGTGCAACCGCTACTGGTTTAGCGCCTGGAGTATATACCATAACAGTGCAGGATGCCGCTGGTTGCAGCAAAACGCAGGAAGTAACTGTAAACCGTGATCAAAACTGCGTATTATCTACTGTCCGGATCAATGCGGGTGGCCCAGTGTTTAACGCTTCTAACAACCGAACCTTTATTGCCGATGCTTATTACGGTGGCGTAGATCGGGTAGGAGCGCCAATAACAACAGCTATTGCGAACACTACTGATGATGCCCTGTATCAGACGTATCGTTCATCAACGGCGTTCAACTACAGCATACCAGTACAAAACGGTAACTTTAATGTAGTACTGCACTTTGCTGAAGTGTACTTTAGCGCGGCCAATAAACGGCAATTTAACGTAGACATTGAAGGCAGCCGTAAACTGACTAATTACGATATCTTTGTTAAAGCAGGTGGATTGCGTATTGCTATTCAGGAAACCTTCCCGGTAACTGTTACGGATGGCGTGTTGAACATTGATTTCACGAGCGGTGCTGTTAACTTACCAGCCTTGGCCGCTATTGAAGTAATAGCTACAACAACCAGCGCAAACCAGGCTCCGGTACTGGCTAACATTGGTAATCAATCCGTAATTATTGGTCAGGCACTTACTTTCACGGCAAGTGCCACGGATGCCGATGCTAACCAAACAAAAGCTTATTCTTTAGTAAATGCGCCAAGCGATGCGGCTATAAATCCTTCAACTGGTGTCTTCAACTGGACTCCGACTACAACTGGTACTTATACCTTTACCGTAAAAGTAACTGATAATGGTTCGCCGGCCTTATCTGCTGAAGAACAAATTACGGTAACGGTAACGAACAACGTACAGGTAAATCAAGCTCCGGTATTAGCTTTTGTAGGTAACCAAACAATTAACGTGAACCAGGCCCTAACCTTTACTGCAAGCGCGACTGATGCCGATGTGAATCAGGTAAAAGCCTACTCTTTAGTAAATGCTCCGGCTGGCGCAGTTATTAATTCTTCAACAGGTGTCTTTACCTGGACTCCTACTGCAGCTGGTACCTTTACTTTCACGGTAACAGTAGCAGACAATGGCTCGCCTGTACTAACCGATGAAGAACAGATTACGGTAACCGTTAACAATGTTACAGCTTCCGCAATCCGGATCAATGCAGGTGGCCCAGCGTTCAATGCTTCTAACAACCGGACCTTTATTGCCGATGCCTATTACGGTGGCGTAGACCGGGTAGGAGCGCCAGTTACGGTAGCCATTGCGAACACTACCGATGATGCCTTGTATCAGACGTACCGTTCTTCAATGGCGTTTAACTACAGCATTCCCGTACAAAACGGCAACTTTAATGTAGTACTGCACTTTGCTGAGGTATACTTCGGAGCAACTGGTAAGCGTCAGTTTAACGTAGATGTTGAAGGCAGTCGTAAACTGACCAACTACGATATATTTGCTAAAGCCGCTGGCATGCGGAAAGCAATTCAGGAGACCTTCTTGGTAACTGTTACCGATGGCGTGTTAAACATTGATTTTACCAGTGGCGCTTTTAACTTACCAGCTCTGTCAGCTATTGAAGTACTGCCAGCAGGAACAATGGAGACACCTGCTGCACCTGTAGCTTCTTCACCAGAAATAAGTACTACTCTGAATAGCAGCCCGGCACCTGCGGTTAACTTGTATCCAAATCCAAGTACCGGTGAGAGCGTAGGGGTGGACTTAAGCAACTTCGAAGCAGGGGAGCAAGTAACGTTAACATTGCGTGACTTACAAGGACAGTTAATTCAAACGCAAACTGTTATAACAGATGAAAACGGTATTATATCCACTCGTTTAGCATTTGCTAATCCATTAACACAAGGACAATATATTTTGGTAGCAGTTTCTAAAACGAAACAAGTGAGCACCAAGTTAATTGTTCTATAA